DNA from Danaus plexippus chromosome 30, MEX_DaPlex, whole genome shotgun sequence:
GTAACTTTTGTAAATTGGCACCATAAATAAGATTCGAccaaatttactttaataataaaaaatcaatcaagCATAAACCAAGCCCATACGCTACTTATAGAAACAGATTGATTGAAAAGTCTTTTATATTTCCAGTGTTCGTGTTGCTGAGCACAGCGCCACTATGTTTCATGATATTGGTAGACATTTACAACTCGTTCTGGAGACGGGATATTTTCAACATCATAAGACATAGCACAATCGTCGGACCTTTTTTCGGAGGATTATTCAAAGtgattataatatctttaaaaattgcCTCGGCACCCATGGTAGGGTTATAATAACACAGCTTAATATTGTTTAGCCTAAGgcgcattttcattggtcgataagTCGGTAGTTAGCCCGATTGCGGGGAGTACCCGCATGCGAGCTAACAACCAATGAAATCCACTGGTCGATAACTCGGTCGATTAAACGTGTGCGGGTGATATCCGCATTCCGGAATAACGGAAATCGCATGCGTTATAGAAATCACCCGCACCCCGTATGCGGGCTCTGACGACCAGTGAAAAGGATAAACTCTTTGCGGGCCCTATGGCATGCGTTACAGAAATCTCCCGCACCCCGAATGCGGGCcttatcgaccaatgaaaatgcgcCCTAATGTATTTACTTGTCTATACGATGTAGAAAACCTAAATAGAACATTCATACATTTAGCAAAGTGCTGCCAgcattaatgattttttcactgtctttaaaacaagttttatatGTCATAAAATAGGTGCTATATGTTTTTGCGCGAGCAAAATCTACCAAAGAGAATATGaatgttgtattatttttgctttttaactTTGAACGCATATGTGAGATAGAAAATATTCCAGATGTTCATAATGCTGTACAAGACGGAAACAGCTAAGGCATTAATGGATGAAATTGATAAGGACtatcaaaaattttgcaaactGCCGaaacattatacaaaaattatagatatcAGGATAGCTGATAATATATTCTACAGCGAGAAATGCTGGGTGCTCACTGTGGTCACATGCACCATGGTATTCCCGGGGACCGCTGTCGTATCCACCATGTACAACTGCCTATTCTCCGACTGCCATAAAGTTATGATACATCACGTAGAAATCCCATACACGGAACCGGAAACGAGCTACCAATCGCCGGTGtatgaattaatgttcatatacatgttatatGTGTGTGCCCTATTCATTATAACGTTCGTCGGCCTCGACGGTTTCTTTGGTCTGTGCGTCAATCATGCCTGTCTGAAAATGGAGTTGTATTGTAAGGCTGTCGAGGAGGCGTTGGGTGGCGACGACGAAGTGCTGATGAGGAACGCTCTCGTTGAAGTTATACGGGAACAGAACAGAACAGCGAGGTGATCCAATAAGATATTATACACCAGTGAACATATATACAGACGTCATTGCTATTTCTGCTACAAAATTAAGCGGAGGTCTAgattatccttttttttttgggagcTCCATGTATGGTTTATATTGTATTCTTGATGCTTCCTTCTCCCAAACACAATTAAGTcacaaaatagaaaatttttgctACTCAGTTGTTGGTAAACTTGATATTTGGCTGCATTCATATATGTAGATGGTCCTAACTGAATGTATATAGTGTCTTACTTTCTtacttcttaaataatatcttttttttatatggaacaaaattaaaatgtgtatatcAGTACCTAATAAatgagatttataaaaatagatacagTCATACGCAGATATAAGACGAGAAGGTCCAAAGAAACTTATAATTCCTATTGGAACAACTATTATTGTGAACTACCCTCTCTCTTATTGAATCACATTTAATACGTTTCAGAAGTTCAGGATAGCCACATTTAATGTTTAGATTTcttggtataaaaaaaaatccaaataaaaatcaagtttttacttaattatgttagtgtgattttaaataacaaaactctTTGAATATAACATGTATAGAACGcccaaaatattaattttatggttatttttattctattaaataaatttgtatcatAAATGTTGAGAGATTTGTTTGCAGATATACTGAATTGATACAGGAAACTTTTAACATCTGGCTGGGCATCATATTGCTGGCTACGATGATACAGATAGGAACCTGTATGTTCAAATTAATAGAGGTATGATATATATGAGATCCTACGACTGGTGAGATATACAATCCACTCTCTTAGCCATTTGAGCCATCGCTCCCTTATCAAGGGCGGTGTATCAAGCGTTTTAtacgttaatatatatatatatatatatatatatatatatatgacggcgtattaagaaaatatcatataactacctcattttaagaaaattatttgattatatttcttttgtttatatttaaatgtgttcgtttatttatgtgattatatttagttgataaatattacaaatgtaattttaaaaagacactcaatttattttaattttgctaaGAGCCGACGCTAACGTCAGTTAGATTGTCGAGTGGGGTTGCTAGTGGCGCCAACTTCGTAGCAGTCACCAAGGTATATAAATGGGAGCAGTCGCATTGTAAGGGCAGTGTTCACTTGGACACGGTGTTGGACGCACACTCGCCAATCCACGTGGCTCAAATTCATAATTGCTattctataatagtaaattactttcgtggtgttaatcaaatagtgacaagtgaaataaagttattgcaaagtgtattgaagttttaatcATTGGATTGCAATATGAGTGTTTGACAAGACCCTAATGGGCTCGGCGCTCCGACATCAGAAGTTGGGATTCACCCGGATACGCACACGCGAAGTCGGAGTCCAATTCTCCAAACCGAACATGACAAATGGAGAAAACTTTGTCAACTACAACAGCGGAACATGACAAATggagaaaacttttttaactaCAACAGCGTAACATTTTTGAGTTAGTAAATTACACGAAGGCGCCCAAAGATGATGCAACAAGAATCACCTTTCCTGAATTCAACTTCAACCCGGATAGAATCGATGCGGATGTGGAAGCGTGGTGCAACCGTAATGGGaagaaaattgataattttaataagcgaAGCCTTGAGAGGGGCAGCATCAACATGGCTGGCGCCAAATTCCTATGAAAATGCAACGTGGCCCGAACTGAAGAATCTGTTCCTCGCTCGATTTGGCACTGCTGAAACACCAGCAGCTGCcgtttctaaaaataatgaacagcCGCTCAACTGATGGGGAGAATATTTCATCGTACGCATCCcggatttttaatattcttatgaacCGTAGGAAAATCTGACTACAGAACAAATTGCGACTACTGTTGCATTTTCATTTACCACAGAAAAACAGTTCACGAACAAAATTGCAACATGAATTACTGTCTTTTGTCTACAAGAAAAGAACCTTGCCAGTGTCTGAAAGAAATTATTCATTGAGTGAAGCCCAAAAGCCAAGATTTTACCGTTCTTGCTACAACTGTGGAAAAACAGGACATCTAGCGAATAATTCTTCTGTAACAAATCGGGATCCTATCAATATCCTTCGATGCAGCGAGGAGGACCATCACAGAGGACTATCATATGTTACCGATGTGGATAACCAATACATATAGCACCCTCGTGTCCTACTAGATCTGGGATAACTTTTGAACACCCAGATCTGACCAAACAACGGGTAGATATCTGCACCATCAGTCCTGCTTCAGGAGACCTTTATAATCTGGGTGAGagatttcctttttatttattttttgattccGGTGCTCAGTGTTAATATCTGTGCTAATATGAGAAAGCGtagcaaacatttttttctggtAAACGATCTCATAATACTGTCGCTTTCGAAAGATATAGGTAAGAAAAGTTCAGTGtgtcatttacaaattttgtcaACGTTATTGATTCAAAACGACAACATTGAGTTATTGTTTCACGTTGTTCCTGATCAGTCACttcaaaatgatattttagtaGGACGGGATCTTGTCACTTTAGGTTTTACAGTTGAAATATCACCTGAACGgctagttattaataaaactaaagtcGCACTGTTCAACATAGTCCCTATAGATTAAGCATAGATGAACGAATACTTATTAGGTATAATATTCGTGATCTCAATGCCGGTGTCATACGGgtcatatgtgtgtgtgtaatatGTGTCATAAGttgttttcctttttaatCCTGTGTTACTAGGCAAGAAAAGGATGGTACTGATAGACTCTGCGTTGATTATAGTGAACTTCATATTAATACAGTTTATGATAGATACCTATTGCCCCTAATTGGAGATCAAATACAACATTTGGTTGGTgctaattactttaaattcctATTCATCCCGAGTCTATTGAGCGTACTGCATTTGTAACACCAGATGGGCAGTATGAATATGTCACTATGCCTTTGGCCTTCGAAATGCACCATCTGTTTAACAACGCgctattaataaaacccttgGTGAATTTTCTGAATCTTTTGCAGTTTGCTACATTTATGACATCATTATCCCGTCTGTCACAATTGGACAAGGTATTGAGAGACTTAAATTAGTCATAGACACTCTGACCAAAGCaggattttcatttaatctcAAATAATGTGCCTTCTTGAAAAACAGAAGTTGATTACCTTGAATATCACGTTTCTTCTGGTCAAATAAGACCAAATCCTCGtaagatttttgttattactcAATTACCTCCACCAAAAACTGCTACTCATCTTCGTCAATTTATAGGGTTAGCTTCTTATTTCCGGCAATTTATCCCAGGATTTTCTCAAATAATAGCCACACTTTACAGGATTACATCTAAAAGGGAGTTATTGATTGGAATCCTCAACTAGAGGAAATCCGTCAGAGAATCATTACCATTTAACCAAAAGACCTATATTGACTAGTTTTGACCCTAATTTTCCGATCGAATTACATACAGGCGCTAGTGTTGAGGGTTATGGGGCTatacttatacaaaaaatttataacaaacctCATGTCATTGAATATTACAGCAAAAGAACTTCTCCATGTGAATCAAAATATCATTCTTACGAATTAGAAACGTTAGCAGTTGTTAAGACCATTAAACATTCCAAACATTACTTACAGAatcgaaaatttttagtaattacAGATTGTAATGCAATTAAAGCTTCTAAGACAAAAATGGACCTTACACCACGGGTGCACCGTTGGTGGTGCTTACTTCAAATCTTTGATTTCGATATAGAATATCGAccaggtaaaaaaaaaaaaaaaaaatggagcATGTAGATCTTTTATCGCGTAATATTATTcccaataaaattacaacaaaaattaatcagaaacaaataaattttactgaaatttcGGAAAACTGGTTAATGCGGAACAACAAAAAGATTCGGAAATacttgatttaatttcaaaacttaacAACAATTCCCTAGATAAGGATATAGCAAAAACGTACGAGATGAGGCACGGGGTTTTGAATAGAAAGAAACAATCGCAGTTTCTGGCTACCAATGGTACCTCGTGCTTTTCAGTTAgcagtaataaataacatacatgAAAGTCTAATGCATTtaggttgaaaaaaaaaaaaaaaaaaaaaaaaaactttagaaaAGGTATTCTGTCATTACTGGTCctcatatgaataaatatgtcaGGAAATTTGTGGATAATTGTATAACTTGCTAATTATCTAAATGTCATTCTGGCAAAATCCAAGCTGAATTGCATACCATCCCAAAGGTTGCATGTCCGTGACATACTACACACATAGATGCAACTGGAAAATTGACGGGTAAAAATGACTTGAAAGAGTATGTTTTCGTCTTAATAGACGCTTTCACAAAATATACGATCCTTTATCATGCCAAAAAAATTGATTCTCCTAATGCTATATAGGCATTGAAATACAGCGTTTCTTTACTTGGAGCTCCCAGTCGTATTATTGCCGATCAGGGTAGGTGCTTTGCAAGCAAAGACTTCAAAGAAGTTTGTGATTCGCTCTGTATTAAACTTCATTTAATAGCCACAGATACGAATCGTTCCAATGGGCAAGTAGAAAGAGTATTGAGTACTCTTAAGAATATGCTTACTTCAATTGAAACTCAAAACCATAAGTCCTGGTAAGATGCCCTTCCCGAAGTCCAAATAGCTTTAAATTGTACTTTCTGTCATGTGACCAAGTCTAGTCCATTAGAAGTGTTGATATAGTCCATTAGAAGTGTTGATAGGGAAAACGGCGCgtccattaaatttaatgattccaAACAGTGATAGAAATGATTCTGTAGATTTACCTTTGGTAAGAGAGCGGGCGGCCCAATCAATACTGACTCACGTTAATACTGATAAAGTAAAGTTTGATAagacaaaagttaaaattaaacattttaaagtagaTGTTTACGTCCTCTTAGAAAACCATAAACGCAATAAAACCAAATTAGACCCCAAATTTAAAGGTCCTTACCTGATAACTCAACTTCTAAGCGGTGACAGGTATCTCCTGAAAGATTTAGATTCTAAgcgaacatataaatatgccCATGATCGCTTACGAGCCTTGCCCAAGTTTTATGTTCCACTCGAATTAGATCCTAATCTTATTGGATGCGCCGGTGACGGCAAAAGTATGTAATTGACTTTTATGTTTTGTGGTAAAATTCTAtactttctttaattattagaaataaagatctgtgtggtatatatcttgtcaaagatctgtgtgaataatatcttgacaaagatctgtgtggtatatatcttgtcaaagatctgtgtgattaatatcttgaca
Protein-coding regions in this window:
- the LOC116776512 gene encoding odorant receptor 85f-like; translated protein: MSVGMIYPNPKNIKLRITVILFVLLSTAPLCFMILVDIYNSFWRRDIFNIIRHSTIVGPFFGGLFKMFIMLYKTETAKALMDEIDKDYQKFCKLPKHYTKIIDIRIADNIFYSEKCWVLTVVTCTMVFPGTAVVSTMYNCLFSDCHKVMIHHVEIPYTEPETSYQSPVYELMFIYMLYVCALFIITFVGLDGFFGLCVNHACLKMELYCKAVEEALGGDDEVLMRNALVEVIREQNRTARYTELIQETFNIWLGIILLATMIQIGTCMFKLIEGGDMDFKYIVFTIGIIIHIYLPCSYSAKLKDMSTSTATLIYCAGWESVPSKTIRRMTQFMIARAQIPTEITAINILIFDMSLFVRIMNSSYSMYTLLRS